The DNA region TTCAAGTCaggtatttcggatcggtttaaaatcgaaaatttttGTCTATATTAATCTGTacataatttcatttttataagtGGAGTGGTTACAAGATTGCatgaatattatattattaaatttgttttgaacacctctagaatGGAGCAATAACAATTAAACTTAGATTCCTCATAAAAAAATACATGAGCAAAATCTAATTCTCTAATTAGTGTATTATTTAAAGTATAAATATCAATTGGCATCTTCTATAACTAACTACGGTTGAAATTGAGTCAACATGGACATAACCATTTTGTTGACTCTAACATTATAGCTCTAGAAGTaccaattattttcaattcttaaatttTGTTTCGTACGGCAAAAAGGCCGGTGGAGAAACGTTGTAGATGTAGTCTCTAGAggaattaatgataaaaaaagatGATCCCAATTCCACTTTACCCAACTAGAGCTAAATTAATTCATTCTTTTAcaatttgaattcaaaataataataattcaatctgGCATATTCTACTAATAACATTCAAAGAGAGTATATTATTTGAGAGCccaaaaatacaaatacaaaaaataaaaagtaaagagtcatctattttaaattcaacCTAATAATTCAGCTTGTGGGTTTTTTTTCACTCATCCTCTCCAGTTAAatgaatttttctatttttgggtcttttttgaatttttttatttggggtCTTTCTTAAACCTCTACACAGGGTacaatgatgataatgatgatttttGGAAAATGATTCAATAGTGTTGGATTTCACGGCCAAAcgctaaaataaatttaataaaatacaaatttatcaaatttaataataagttaaagAATATTTTTAGACAATTAGTATTTAGTagagattattttttttaacattttatttattatttatcagtaaaaataaataacttagaATTCatagtaaaataattaatgattTGAATTAGATGATTATCAGCATTAACTCTAATTACCAATCACAATATAATTATTAGGGTATATAGGTTTGATTAATTAGCTTAAATGGTGATATGATGAAGAACGTTGAACTTTTAACATTTGAGGCATTAGATTAAGCATAGCCTCTACTTAGATAGCTAACTTGCCTTAGATATTGACATATTGTTTCATTGTATGATTCATATATGACAAGATTAAGGATTTTTAACTGAATTTTATTACATGTTTTGACTCATTAGTCAAAACCTACACATTTCTAGGAAGACCAATTAACcccaacttttttatttttatctaactttttgttaaattaaatataatgcCCTAGCAAGCTAGACTTTTACTTCCACCGTTCTATTTTAGTTGCAACATAAGAATTTTTCACGcgatccaatgcactaatttcatccttaatatctctaattatgtataataaaaaattataaaaatttaatattaataatctttacatcgagacgaatcaaacaagatcccacttgactatgttttaacttatagattaaaaattaatcacagaTTAAGCTAAATGAATAGTGTATATATTTCCAATATTGCAACTAAAACGGAGGTAGTATAACTTTTGATAGCCCACAGCTTTACTTACAACACTCGTCAGTCATTGCATTTTTATAGCATTTCAAAGGGAACACTGTCTATTAAATAGTGCAATAAGACCCTTATCTTAGTATTAGTACACAAAGGAGAATTTAGGTCGAGATCTACCTGAGTACCTGAGTTATTATTATTGGGTTAGTTAAAAATTTGATAGATGACAgtcatattaaattaatttactaaATAAATATTCAACCTATACTATTTTCTTTTGGATTTGCCCTTATTGATATACAAGCCAGTAAGTACATTAGGCGGTTTAGGCCCAAGAGACTTTACTATAAACTATGGAACTACAATTATATGACAAAATTCAACAATTATACATAGAAGCATAGTTTAAGTCTAATACTTTTTCAAAATCACTATTACTACTATTTGTTACAAATGCCTGAACCAAAGGCTTGGATGAACTTTCATTGATCAACAATGTTCCTTCTCCTTCAGGTGACTCTTCAATTAGCCTTGACAACTTCTCGACTATTTCTCCAGCACTCGGCCTACTCGATGGATCCTCGTCAATACATGCCCTAGCAAGAGTCGCTAAGGCAATCGCCCCATCAAACGAGTAATTGTCTCCTAAGTCCCCATCAATCCAACTCTTTAACTCATCAACATTTTCAGACTCGAGTATGGACTTGACTTTCTCCGAAAGCATCAAATTTTCTCCCTTGCTAGAAACAATTATTGGAGTTTCCTTGGataaaatttctaataagatAACCCCATAAGCATATATATCAATGCTAGGAGAAACTACACCTTGATTGATGTATTCGGGTGCTAAGTACCCTTTGTTCCATGATGCAGGGTTTCTCGAGGAGAATTCGATGTCTTGTGTATCATCTTCGACACATTTTGCCATGCCAAATTTCCCAACTTTCGCGCTAAATTCTTCATCTAGGAAAATATTTTTGCTCTTTATGTTACAATGGACATAGATTGGGTGCATTATATGATGCATATATTGCAATGCCAATGCAACATCTAAGCAAATCCTAAGCCTTTGTCTCCAAGTAAGAAAGCAAGAACAAGATGCTATAAAATGACTTTTCATGGCTAAACCACCATGAATCCAATCCTTTAATGATCCATTTTTAGCATACTCAATCACCAAATATGAATTTTTCCCCTCCTCAAAACATGTCCCTAACACCCTCATAATGTTAGGATGATTATGAACAACATCTTGAAAAAGGGTTAAATCAACTTTTGACATAAAATCTAAAGTTGTAGACTTTATAGCCAAATCTTTACCTTTGATACGACCAAGATAAACGTTTCCTTCAATGAGATTGTGGCCATTAAAATCTTCAGTCGCTTTCCTTAGCTCGTCAATAGTATAAGTCTCTAGCATAATCTTAGTATTAGTACTTCTTGGTGTAATAGCTTCTCCATGACCATCTAATGTACTTTGTGATCCCTCAAAAGAAACTTTCTTTTCACTTGTTGTTCTTATGCTTAAACTCAATTGTTGTAACTCTGTATCCACCATTTTCGACGACAAACATTTGGGCTTTTGTTTGTCCTTCCTATGAATGacaaaaaatacaacaaaaccCACAATGCTACAAACTAATACAAAGCTAACAACACCAATACTAACACCTAATTTGATcattttcctcttctttttcttctttttagaaTTGTTAGAAGCTTTTACACTAGGAAATCCTAAATTAGGCTCTTTTGGTTTGGCAAGTGATCCTACAAGAGGCTTTTCACTTTGAGGAATCAATATAGACAATAAATCACTTCCACCCAATCTCTTATTTGCATTGATTATTGCTTGTATTGTTGTATTGAATTGATTGGCTATAAAAGACAGAGATTCCCCTGAAGTTATAGTATAAGAAACTAGCAATCTGATTCCTGAACTGATCTCAGAACTTGTAGGACAAGCACATCGAAAAGGAACCGAAATCTTTACTTTCTCTACAAGATTCCATGGTTGTACACCATGATTTTTGTCTTGAATAGCTTTACAACTAGTTAAGCCTTCAAAAGACTCAGCGATCCCATGAAAAGTGTCACCTTTTGCTATAGTTTTCATCAACTCAGCTTCGAAAACTCGGGTTTTGTGATCACATTTGCAGTTAATAGGGATCAAAAGAGGCTGGTTGTAAGATAAGTATTCAGTCTCAGGAGAAAACCCATTAATATGAGCAATTGTAAAGGGATTTAAGCCCAAATAGTAGCTAAGATTGAATAGGGAAGAATAGTAAGGATTAGTGTGAAGAACTATAAAAGTATCACACTGATTTTCTGATAGAATTGGGTTACATTCATAGTTTAAGGATTGGATTGAACCTTTGTATTCACAGCTAATTAGTTTGTTGTTATGGGCAAGTAAAGGAGCAAATACAAAGAACAAAACATTAAGGAAGAATAGTTTGGTGATCAGATTTGCCATGTTGTTTAGTAGTAAGTGGAAAACATAATTTTAGTGTACAGAATTAAAAATGAAGGGGTTTTGAAGCTTAGTGGAAGTATTATAACTACTTATatatattactccctctgttttctATCAGAATGCACCtaaaatttttttgtgaaatttagtaaaaagaaaaattagattGGAGAATAAGAACACAAAAAagtaaatgatgaaaataagtGATTAAGATGAAGAGTGATAATAAGTTTGTAGATAgcatgaaaagaaaaaaaatgagaccaatattactaaaaagaaaaagaatgtaAAATGAGCGAATATACTAATATAAAAAATGGTGTAAATTAAAAAAGCAAAAAGAGTATAACTATATGAGTATTAAGTAGAGCATAGTATGGTGAATATTTTGGATCTATACAACATAAAGAATTAGGTGCTCAAAAAGGAGggaatttttcttaattaattaagtgtAAAGTTATAGTCTAATAGACAAGAGTCTTGGGGGTGCTAAAGTTGTACTGTTAAGACTTTTTCTATTAGTTACAGCTGTCTGTGTTCAATGCCCACATTGTACTTGTACTGTTCATGGTTTTGGGTTGGCTAAACATCTCAAGAACTGAAAAACGTAATCTTTTTGGAAATCATAACTGGGGTTAAGTGTGATTCACTTCCTATGTGGATGAATTATTTCAttattagagtttgaagtatcATGGCAAATATTGCTTTCTTAATTATATAGGTTTTCTAAAAGTCTCATAGTAATAATTAGTATCTTAATTTTATAAGGTTTAGAGTTTTTTGTGAACTCCTATAAAATAAGGGTGTTAGTCTGTTAGTTTACTTATATTTATATCCCTAAAATTTGAAAGAGAGCTTTTGAgattagtgacatttctcattaTTTGTGAAGGAGTGGTTGAAAGTTTTATAAATGgaatattgtattatttatcattgataatcATATAAAAGTGAAAGAGATTTTTCATCAAAAGTATAAACTTTGAGTTTATGTGCCTATGATGTGGGTATTCCATTatggttataagtgatcatttaaaaattataaacagtGACCGTTTAAGATTATACTTAATCTTAAACGGTCACTGTTTATAATTTTACGTCTGATTTTAGGGATTACAACGGTCACTGTTTAATCTTAAACGGTCACTGTTTATGATAATTTTACGTAAAATTTTAAGATTACAATACTTAATCACTTTgagacaataaatatatattaaatacatCCATTAAAAATAGTCTCTCAATAAGACCGTCTGAttaaagaatttgtgttactcATTAAGTTTTCCCATGATGGGCCACAAGGAGAGCTCTGGGCCTCTGGCCTCTAAGGGGTCCACTTATTTTTGTTCCTCCTAAAAATAAGGCGGTACGGACTTAATAAAAGCTGACGCAACAGGCCCAACTCAACTAGTATTATTTTACGTATACGATTCGACCAAATCGTGCTCATGAATTCGTTCTAATAATTCCTCTAAATTTCTTTATCATATTCAATGATTTTATacccaatttattttattttcatgaatttacaatattttttatttttggttttctTTAAATTGGCagcattttaatttatattaatgtcctcataatttatttaatttttttcacttttaatattattcacaCAATTTAAAGTCTTCACTATcccttaactttttttttataatttcttattGTTGCAAATTCAAGTGTGGCAATAATAACTAATGGTCTAGGACAAATTAAAATTCCTTCCACTTCATTAATTTAGttaaattttgctttttaaacaattttcaaaatatatcaaacattcatatttataaaaacattccatctaaaaaatataaaaagtatatattaaaacttTATAAATTGATACGAACTATAAAAGAACTTATATGAATCAactcatacatatatatatatatatatatatatatatatatatatatatatatatatatatatccatgaAAACTATATTTATTCTTTTCCTAATTAAATGACATATTCCAAacgtaattaatttaataaaacgGACAGAGTAACTAATAAACAATGAAACATATCTCactaaaaaccttaaaaaccaaaaatgtatatttgaatgcacttaaaaaatttttattctGACCAAGTGTATGAAATAGAttatataaatgaaaagagaCAAACAAATACATGACAAATATAAACGCATGTTGACACATCTACTTTAATTAGATCTATAGCTTCCTCTAATCTCATACTAGCAATGAGAAACAAATTATAAACTTTGTCAAGAAAAAATGGtataaatttcaaatatgtaaaaatcgatttatttatttatttatttatttttttatggaaaATAAGCATAACATGGCTTCAAAAAATTAGGTCAAATTTTTTATGGTGTAAAATTAACAATCTGCCCGAgatcaaggaaaaaaaaagtcaatattATAGGAAAAATGTATGGGAACATGATATACCTATTTATGAATTCACTACTTTTGATGCATTAATTAGTCAATGGACGATTAAGTATTAGTAGTTCATATCTAACTATAAACAAATTTTGATATCTCTCAGTACACCTTAGCTTGTTAGCCTGAATTAATAATCATTTAACCAAGcaatatatataccaactatagattgaaatcaaatatttgttgtttttatatagctcaattaattatcattttaaatttcttttcatttaacccaaattatattattgtactAGTACACTATTTGTCAAGTATTTTCACTGAAATCATTTactatttcaaaatttattataataagaaAGAACTAATCTTCAAACtcattgtttatcatttaaGGCTATGTATAAGAAATTAAGTGATTGATTGGTGTTGcggaaaatatttttcaagaaaaataattttctatttaCATTATGATGAGACATATAtgtgatattttttttgttttttttttttttttgaaatataggTCTTACAAATTAAGGAAAATGTAGATAGAAAAGTGGagaaaaattgatttcattACAGTGTTGGGTCAGGTGGATGTTTGCAATTAGAATTGTAGTCATTCATGTAAGTTGGCATTGTGTAAATATAGATAAAATAGGCCCTTATATTATAGATGTTTCTTAACGGATGCTTCAGAAAAAGCATTTATTAGTAGTAATTTTTAACTTTGTATAGAAAATGCATTCATATTTAAAGCTAAATTTAGTGATATATTCTCCAGTCCTATGTAAATGCAGCACTTGTACTTTTTACTTAGTTATATGTTAACTTTTATCTGAATTTTTCACTAATCTATaagacattttaattttttaagcaagatattgttagatttgtctaaaaatataatttttaaatattaaatttttatatttttagatttacTAATCAAAgagtgagtcgcataaataggcgtacaacgacattaaagcttcaaaattaacgtttgttaacgttttatgtgcaaaaaggtcatgGTGGAACAATTTAAGAAACCTCAGAGTTACCgcgtgaattttttaaaagttttggttaccacgtagAAAACcctaaacctcagggttactaTGTAGAGTTTCcctaaataatttaagtattaCATTAAATTGCATGAAAACCTTAACGTtgcatataaataaaactaGAGGAAGTATATTATAACTCTTATCAcaacttattaaaaataatttttaataattaattatagaaGTTCTATTTTTGGTTGTATATACCACACTGATCAACTCCTACATGAAAAAATAAGAACGAGTTATCAAATACCTATATTATTGATTCCCACTTAAATTAGTATGAtgcattttgaaaaaaaaagtgcTACAAACAAAACTGTGCGAATTAGGCctaaaataaacaataacataCTAATATAAATTGTCGACCAGTGGGctcaacattttaaaaatactccctcctattcagcttatgtgtcctatttttttttatggtcaagtcattttaattgtcgcatttttatttttggtttgggtttttgacttttatgcccttagtagctttattctattttcaattatactctCCATTAtccatattaattttctttccttatattaaaaacccataatattattctctttcctacccttagagtCCCactttgactctccttaaaatccgtgaaaagtcaaatgaaactcttaaggtgaataagaggtagtaataaaaaaaaaaaaaaaactcaaattaaaTTGACGGATGGGTTCCAAACTTCCAAGTTCCAACTTTAGAATCATGAGTACTCCATGTTATAAACAAACCGCAACTAGTTTCCTTTCACGTGGTCTTCTGTTGTGCGCAATTACTTCTCAAGCAAACAATCTTAATTCTTAACCttaacattttcttttttttttcttttcttttttttttatgacttTCAAAGCAAAAAGAATACTATATAATGAGGTTACATCTCCCCATTTTTTTTCCAAACATAACCACTTTCACTCCTAATTAAAGATAGAAAGAAAAAAGTGAGAGTTGAAGATCAGAAAAATGGGGAAGATTGGAAGCTCAATGTTGACGACATTAATGCTACTGCTAAGTTTTGCAGTAGTAGCTCTAGGAAATACTAGTAGTGGTTTACGTGCCTTCTACTTGGTGCAACAGGTACACTTTTTATAAGTAggatatataataatttttattgttttattaccaAAAACGGGTTTATTAttgtacttttatttatttatgtagcattgtattaatattaattgaaatttaaaaatttgacaGTGGTTGGGATCGTACTGTAATCAAAGAGGTACAAGATGTTGTTATCCACCAACGGGAAAACCAAATCCAGATTTTACAATATATGGACTTTGGCCTTATTACAATGATGGTAGCTTTCCTTATAACTGTGGCGACGACAACTATGATGTTGGTCGGGTATGTTCATCCATTCTTACATGATTAGATAGATTTTTGTGTAAAGCATAGatgtaataaatatttatataaaatattaaaaagattttataaaattaattcatttacaatataataattattaaacttTTGTATCTGTTATAATAATACTCTCCATTCACTTACTACTA from Amaranthus tricolor cultivar Red isolate AtriRed21 chromosome 3, ASM2621246v1, whole genome shotgun sequence includes:
- the LOC130809093 gene encoding protein LYK2, with the translated sequence MANLITKLFFLNVLFFVFAPLLAHNNKLISCEYKGSIQSLNYECNPILSENQCDTFIVLHTNPYYSSLFNLSYYLGLNPFTIAHINGFSPETEYLSYNQPLLIPINCKCDHKTRVFEAELMKTIAKGDTFHGIAESFEGLTSCKAIQDKNHGVQPWNLVEKVKISVPFRCACPTSSEISSGIRLLVSYTITSGESLSFIANQFNTTIQAIINANKRLGGSDLLSILIPQSEKPLVGSLAKPKEPNLGFPSVKASNNSKKKKKKRKMIKLGVSIGVVSFVLVCSIVGFVVFFVIHRKDKQKPKCLSSKMVDTELQQLSLSIRTTSEKKVSFEGSQSTLDGHGEAITPRSTNTKIMLETYTIDELRKATEDFNGHNLIEGNVYLGRIKGKDLAIKSTTLDFMSKVDLTLFQDVVHNHPNIMRVLGTCFEEGKNSYLVIEYAKNGSLKDWIHGGLAMKSHFIASCSCFLTWRQRLRICLDVALALQYMHHIMHPIYVHCNIKSKNIFLDEEFSAKVGKFGMAKCVEDDTQDIEFSSRNPASWNKGYLAPEYINQGVVSPSIDIYAYGVILLEILSKETPIIVSSKGENLMLSEKVKSILESENVDELKSWIDGDLGDNYSFDGAIALATLARACIDEDPSSRPSAGEIVEKLSRLIEESPEGEGTLLINESSSKPLVQAFVTNSSNSDFEKVLDLNYASMYNC